The Leopardus geoffroyi isolate Oge1 chromosome C3, O.geoffroyi_Oge1_pat1.0, whole genome shotgun sequence genomic interval CTTGATGGCTGTAAGTGTGTAGGAGGTCTTGAAGGAGGGGGTGTCAGTCTTCCAACTGGCTCTTCTGCAACATAGTGTGGCCTCCTCTGGGTCATTTTCTCTCCATGCAAACTGCGGAATCACGTGACCGATGTCTACAACATAACGTGCTGGGCTGCAGATTGTGGTTGACTGAAtgtatagatcaagttgggaattTGGATATCTAGACAATATTGAGCCttcttatccatgaacatggtctATCTCCCCATGTACCTAGTTgttctctgattttgtttatgagagacttgtagttttcctcataaaGTTCCTTgcatattttgtaatatttatgccTCAACAGTTCACTTTTGCGTTGTCAGTGTAAACGGTACCGTGCATTCagtttaaaattccatttcttcgTTCCTGGTGTGTAAGTGAGTCTTTGAACGTCGAGTAGAAACCTTGTGTTTCCTGTAACCGTGCTATCATCCGTCATCAGATGCAGAGTACTTCTTGTTGTGTCGATTCTTTTGGACGTTGTACATGGAAACCCACGTCACATGTGTGCAATGatggttttatttcattctccAGTCAGTGTACCTTTTATTgcattttgttgtcttattgtGTCAGCTAGGACTTCATGTACAACCCTGAGAGAGGGTGTGGATAGGAGCCATCCTTCCTGGTTCCTGGCCTTAGAGGAAGCATTTCCTGCCTGTAGGCACTAGGTATGATGGTAGCTGTGGTATTTGTGGAGATgatctttatcaagttgaagaaaTTCTCCTCTGTTCCTAGTTTCCTGTGAGTTTATCATCATGAGTGGGTGTTGGGCTCAGtttcttttggaatcagaagTCAATGGAAAAAAGGAATTTTGTGGACTGATAGCAGCTAGGCCGTTAACACTCATCTGCCCAGGTGGACCCCGTCTTCCTGCTTACTGGGACACAGAGTAAAGACCAAACCCTTGTACCGACACAATAGCATGCATACCTTCCAAGCTGCTGAGGGCAATTTAGAACAAAGTAGTCTAAAGTAAAGGAACCCAAGTCTGTTTTCTATACTTATGGGAGGCAGAGCAGCTCCAGGAAAGACCAGGTCCCAGAGTCAAGCCAACACGTAGGTTGCTACATGAGAAGCCGCAGGGTTTCTGGAGGACACACGATCGCCCCACTGAAACACGTGGGTGGCTTGTCTGAAGAACGTTGGCGAGTTGTCTGGAGCTCCGTTGGTGCGACTGCTGAGCCCCAAGCCCCTCTGGGAAGACAGGCGGTTGTGTGCTCGTTCTCCATCAGGCGGTTGCTGCTGGCACACTGTTTCTGGTTGTCACCCGTGTCTGGAGGGGCAGGTGCTCTGGTCCCTGTCGAGGCCCCGACCGCTTCCATCACGGCCCCCAGACCCCGTCCCCAGCAGCAGGCACGTGTCCAGGCTCAGGGAAGACTTCCTTCGTGAGCCCGAGCACCTGTCCCTACACCCACCCTGCACCTTGGCTCCCTCTGTGCCCTGTTTCTGGAAAGCgtgttccctcccctcccccgtagAGAGGAATGCGGGCAGGGTTCTGAGTCCTTGGGCTGAGGCACATGATGTATGTTAGCTGCTCCCAGTCTGCTTCCAAAATTTCGGGACGTGGCCGAACGTGGGAGAAGCAAGCCCCACGGTGAGCAGGGCTGGAGGCGCTGGCCCACGTGTGACACAGGCAGTGTAGGGGGGTGGCTGTGGTCAGCAGGGGCCTCTGTGAACCTCAGAGCCTGCAGAGTGGCAACCACAGggcctgtttcctctgcctgggggTGTGAAAAAGGAGAGAGGCTGTCCGGGGGCaggcctggcctccctcccccttcccctccagtgGGGCTTCTCAAGGTCAGGAGGGACTGAGGTCTGGACAGACCAGTGGCCTATGAGCCTGAGATGTGGGCCTGGCCCCGCCATGTCCCGGCTTCCAGACCGTGGGCTCATCAAATACCCTAAATGGGCCCCGAcgttactcatctgtaaaatggatgctAATCTCGATATCCGCCGCCTCTCGCAGGGACCGAGCCTGGGAACCGCAGAAACCAGACACGCTGTGCACGGGTGACGTTAGCTCTTGCTGCCCAGGACGGCGGCGAGTGACAGAGATCAGTATGTGGGGTCGAAATGTCCGTGGTGGGGTGCCGGCGTGGCACGTGTGTTGGCGGCCCCTCCCGTGTCCCTGACCTGCAGCTGCTGGGGGTTCCCTCCGGGGCCCTGGGCCCTGTCCCCCACACAGTGGTTTTGGTGAGCAGACATTCTTCCCCCGAGGCGCTCCCCGGGGgtgcagggacagggacaggggcaTTGCCGACTTGCTCCCCATCACGCCAAAGTGACCAGTGGTGAGCTGCCCGGGTGGGGCCTCTGTCCGAGGAGTTTCTAACCGCGAGGCCGGGGACTGAGCCTTCTGAAGGACCGTCCCCGTTACGGGACAGGAGCGGGGGAAGAAGACGGTGTTGATGCTCTCTTGTCCGAGGAGCGCAGAGCAGGTCGGGGAGCCCAGAGTGGACGGGGTGACTCTTGGAGGCCACAACGGTGGGAAGGGACGGGGGCTGGGATGTTGGGTCTCAGAGATCACGGTTAGGAGTCcagtccctgctcctccctgctgaGTGACCTGCGATGGTCGTCCAAAGCCTTAGGATGGGCTTCCCCATCCCCAGAAAGGACTTCCCAGCCATAGGCTGACTACctttgttatgcccagaattcgtgatccccaaagaccaccagggagccgagtcggatgcaaaagcaaaagagcctttatttgagctagctcgagctcagtcccctacctgcaccgaggcagcggtgagataccagggatagagagagagtttcaaaagcacaaaggttttataggggtctaggggcagccgattggctggggaaggggcgtggcctcggccgattggctggggaagggtcagagtcccgccacgcaggtcgctgggcgtgttttgatcaggaagcttgaatgggtgagcgggaggtcactcaaagggaggaggcgtggtctaggtgaaggacacagaacaagatggagccgctggcgtaggcccgccctttcattccccccttgtcaCGTAGCTTAGggacccaatcatgggaccggctgcatttatggtgacaaggggaacaGAGTTTGGAGGTCTTATGCTACGTTCTGGGAAGCAtgtgtccctggggtggctctgggaggtctGATTAAGTATTGTCCCCGAGCTGGTGTCTATGATCTGCCAGGCGATGTTCTGGGGGGCGTGGGGACTCCCGGCAGCATGAGCAATGACAAGCAGAGTTGACAGAGTTACCAATATTATGTGGGTCGAATGCGCTGTAGCTTGAGCTGGAGCGGCTTGTGTTGGTCCCGACTGATGGCCCATCGCGTGACGAAGTCCTTCCGGATCGAGGAGGGGTCCGCTGGCCGAACGTGGGTGTGATGGACCCAGGTCGCGATGCCGTCTACTTTGAGAGCAGTGGGGGTTGTCAGCACCacgatgtagggtcccttccagcgcGGCTCGAGGGTCTCTCGGTGGTGCCTCTTGACGTAGACCCAGTCTCCCGGCCTGTACTGATGAGGTGTCGGGGTCGGGCCAGCCTCGTAGATGGCACGGAGGCGCGGCCAAATGTCCTCATGCgccctctggagccctctcaaggaaagaaaaagttcttgatctttaaactcagCAGTAAGTTCAGCTCGAAGGCTGGGAATAACAGGGGGTGGCCTGCCAAACATGATCTCGTAGGGAGTAAAACCCAGAGTGTAAGGAGTGTTTCTAACCCGGTAAAGGGCGTACGGTAGGAGAGTCACCCGGTCCCCAccagtctccatggttaatttggtaagggtctcttttagggttctattcattctttctacctgtcctgagctctggggcctataaGCACAAGGTAATTTCCAGTTCGCCCCCACCGCCTTGGCTACTGCCTGTGTTACTTGGgagataaaagctggtccattgtctgatcctaccatggcaggaaaaccatacctgggtaagatgtcttctagtagcttcttagccaccgtctgagccgtttcatgcttggttgggtatgcctccacccagccagagaaggtgtctgtaaatactaaaagatatttaaaaccatactttcctggtttgacttcagtgaagtcgacttcccattgggctcccagtctggtgcctctgagcctggttcctttttcatttgatgtggctctcgcattggtgagttggcaggtcttgcaggaagatacaacttgctctattttggtgtcctgttggtgaatcttgattcTGGCATGTcggattaagtcttttaattttcgggCCCCCATGGGAGTAGACCAATGCATATGCTCTAATACTGAGACTCCGAGCCGGTCTGGCAGCACGAGctccttgttaggtgtataccaccatccctttatctcctgggccatggggagtttcttgatccgctgtaactcctcctgggagtacttgggctggtctggtaaaactgggtctccCGGGTCTGGTAGTTGTATGGTCATGGTGGGGACTGGAGTAAGGGCTACTGCCTTGGCTGCCTGGTCAGCCTTTTGATTACCTCTAGCTACCGGGTTATCAGTTTTCTAGTGCCCTTGGCAGTGGATAATGGCTAGCTTGGCAGGAAGCCATAAGGCTGTAAGCAGGTTAAGTatctcctgcttatttttttttaattttttttaatttttttaattaatttattttttcaacgtttatttatttttgggacagagagagacagagcatgaacgggggaggggcagagagagagggagacacagaatcggaaacaggctccaggctccgagccatcagcccagagcccgacgcggggctcgaactcacggaccgcgagatcgtgacctggctgaagtcggacacttaaccgactgcgccacccaggcgccccatctcctgcttattttttatagtccgTCCTTCTGCTGTCAGTAACCCCCTCTCCTGATAAATTGCCCCATGAATATGAGCTGTGGCAAATGCATAACGGCTGTCTGTGTAGATGTTAAGCCGTTTTCCAGCTCCCAGCATCAGCGCCTTGGTGAGGGCTATGAGCTCTGCTCGCTGGGCTGACGTTCCGGAGGGTAGAGCCTCCGCCCATACAGTGTCCATTTCAGTGACCACCGCTGCACCCGCATACCTGTGTCCGTCCcgcacaaagctgctgccatcagtgaaccaagtagccTCGGCATCGGGGAGGGGCCGGTCGGTCAGGTCCGTCCGGAATCCATGTACTTGTTCCAGGATTCCCGCACAGTCATGTAGTGGAACACCTAGGTCAGGGTCAggcagcagggttgcaggattgagggcCACACTGGGGTGGAACCGCACCCGTGGAGGGTTGAGTAGGAGGCTCTGGTAATGAGTCACACGTGTGTTGCTCATCCATCTATCCggaggctgtttcaggaccccttcaatggcgtgtggggtcgtgatccagatctcctgtcctagggtcagtttgtctgcatccttgactaggagtgctgtcgccgcaataattcttaggcatggCGGCCAGCCGGCAGCCACTGGGTCTAGTTTCTTAGACAGGTAAGCCACTGGGCGGTTCCAGGGGCCTAAGCCTTGAGTTAGAAAcccttttgctattcccttatgttcgtctgcaAAGAGGTGGAAGGGCTTCATAGTGTCtggtaggcccagggctggggcacttaaGAGGGCCTTTTTTAACCgattaaaggcagtttcttctttttcagcccatttaaatgttttcccctctttggtagcttcataTAGGGGCCTGGTGATCTCAGCAAACCCTGGAACCCAGAGGCGGCAGTAGCCTGCTGATCCTAGGAATTCCCTCACTTCTCTTCGGGAGGTGGAAGTAGGGATctttaggacagtttcttttctggcatctgataaccGCCGCTGTCCGCCCTCCAGGATATATCCCAGGTAACTCaccctctccctgcatatctGAGCCTTCTTCGCGGATGCCCGGTACCCCAaggcccccagggtagccagcaggtcCTCGCTCACAGTCTTTGGCTGTGTCGgcagcaatcaggatgtcatctaCATACTGCAGGAGGGTGAGGCCACGGTGCTCCCTTCTGTACTCACCCAGGTCCTCGTGTAGTGTCTCGTCGAAGATGGTGggtgaatttttgaatccctgaggtagccgtgtccaggtgagttgcccactgtAGCCCTCCTCCGGATCATGCCACTCGAAGGCgaacaagggttggctctggggtgccagcggcagactgaagaaggcatcctttaaatctagtacagtataccagaccctggagggcgccaaggagctcaagagagtatatgggttggggacagttgggtgtatgtccgcgaccctcttatttacttcccggAGGTCTTGTACCGGTCGATAGTCGtttgtgtgaggctttttgaccggcagtaggggggtgttccaggcagactggcaaggaactagtacCCCTAGGCTTCGTAGTCTCcggatgtgtggctggatccccttccgggcctcctgagacatggggtattgtttgatccttaccggactctctcctggcttgagctctaccaggacTGGGGTCCTGTGAGTGGCTAGTCCCATccccccgtctctgcccaaaccgaggggaattcttgtagccatctgtctatattatcctctctcgggagcgcctcctggtggaggAGGTATTCATCCTCCAGTTTCACGGTCAGTACCCggatggggtggcccttgccatcggtgacctgaggccccccttgtctgaaagttatctgagctccaatcttggtcAGTAAGTCCCATCCTAACAGCGGGTAGGGGCattctggtattaccataaaggagtgggatacccGGCTCGTTCCCAAATCTACTGTTCTTcgggtagtccatgaatactggctcataccagttgccccttgtacccaggacttcttgctggCTAGTTTTCCTTGGGGGGTGCAGAGGACCGAATGTTGTGCTCCGGTGTCGACAAGGAAGCCAATaggggtcccctccactttaagagttaccctgggttcggggagagggtccgaaccccgactcccctaatcacttagttcatctagctctaggacttttactcgatcagtcttgcttcccttcccgccGGCCCTTTTTGGACAATCTTGGGcccaatgccctatctccttgcagtatgcACACTGatccttctgcagcctctgcttcccccccttggtagttcctttaccttttcttgtgTCGTCTGCCAGCTGCCGGAGACGGCGGTCTCGTTCCTCGGGGAAGTCAGCAGTGGCagctagtagtattctggccaggtctcgagtctgcttactgctggcagCCGCCGTGGCGCgagcctgcttgtcctcaggaggctcccggttattatataccttttcggctaccaccagtaagtcctgcagacttttttctcctagtctatctattttctgtaattttctcctaatgtctatggccgattggtttacaaaggccatgataacagctgccttgctttctggagcctctggatccatgggggtataGGTACCGAATGCCTCCATGATCCGTTCTGAAAAGGCAGCCggagattcatcttttccctgttgtacatttcctaccttggccaaattggttggctttctagcagccattcggagaacccccattagagtctggcggtagacccggagcctctccttaccttctgccgtgttgaaatcccactggggccgagttaaggggaagaaggcatctatctgagcctggttgATGGTTGGATTCCCGTCTGCGCCCGGAACTAGTTTTCGGGCCtcattgaggattctttctctttcttcagtcgtgaacaggacctgcaaaagctgctggcaatcatcccacgtgggctgatgggtaaaaagaacagagtctaataaatcaataagccctgccAGTTTCTTGgaaaacttaggattctgagctttccaattgtAGAGGTCACTAGTGGCGAAAGGCCAATAGTGATGG includes:
- the LOC123585924 gene encoding uncharacterized protein LOC123585924, whose protein sequence is MVGSDNGPAFISQVTQAVAKAVGANWKLPCAYRPQSSGQVERMNRTLKETLTKLTMETGGDRVTLLPYALYRVRNTPYTLGFTPYEIMFGRPPPVIPSLRAELTAEFKDQELFLSLRGLQRAHEDIWPRLRAIYEAGPTPTPHQYRPGDWVYVKRHHRETLEPRWKGPYIVVLTTPTALKVDGIATWVHHTHVRPADPSSIRKDFVTRWAISRDQHKPLQLKLQRIRPT